The window ATGAAAATTTTGGTAGTGCGGCTATCTTTATAAAAGCACTAAGTGAGCAGGGTATAGAAGTAGACTTTAGTGAGAGTGAAGTTGTATGCGATATAAATACAGCTTTTTTAAAGAGTTGTTTAAATTCTTTTACACCCTACTCTGATGAAGCCTATGGAGATGCACATAAAAACATTCAAGTTGTCTCAGCACTTTATAATCAGATAATGAATAGCGGCTCTTTAGAGGGCGAGTTTAAAGTAACATTTATCTTTAGAGATGAGCCACTAAAAAGTGTTGAGGCTACTTACTTAAAGCTATATGCGATTAGCCAAGCAAAAGTTGAGCTTAGAAGCATCAACTTAGATTGTGCTTTTGGTGCACTGCCTAATGTTGCATGGTCAAATGGGCAACCAATAGAGCTTGAGTATTTAAGAGAGTTTGAGATAGAGTTAAAACTTGCAAATGAGTATCCTCATATAGACTTTGTAGATAAATTTCCACGATTTTTACAGCATATCATCCCACAAGATAACACTAGGATACTGGAGACTTCAAAAGTAAGATTTGGTGCTCAAATAGCAGCTGGAACTACAGTAATGCCGGGAGCTTCTTATGTAAATTTTAATGCTGGAACAACTGGTTCTGTCATGATCGAGGGAAGAATCTCTAGCTCTGCTATCGTTGGTGATGGTTCTGATATAGGTGGTGGAGCGTCAATACTTGGAGTACTTAGTGGAACTGATGGTAACCCTATCTCCATTGGCAAAAACACACTTCTAGGCGCAAACTCTACTTGTGGTATCCCACTAGGAGATGGATGTATTATAGATGCAGGCTTAGCAATACTAGAGGGAACTAAAGTTGGAATATATCCAAAAGAATTAGTTAAAATACAAGAAGTAAACAAGGGTTTAACCATGCAGGGCGAAGTTTTTAAAGCTAAACATTTAGCAGGATTAAATGGTCTTCATTTTAGACAAAATTCTTTAACTGGAGAGATTACAGCTTCTCGCTCAACTAAAGAGATAAAATTAAACTCTGAGCTTCACTAAAACCTCAAGCCCATCTGATACTCCATCTCAGATGTGCTTTTTATCTACTTTATACTTATAAACAAACTTTTAGAAAACTAAGACTATAATGAGAAATGTAACCAAATAGTCTTTGTAAAGATAAAAAAGGAGCTTTCATGAATATCTCAAACAATATCTCGTCAATAACCGCTCATCAAAGCATGATGAATACAAACGCTAACAATATAGCAAATGTAAACACAGACAAGTTTGTTCCATCAGATACAAGAATGTCAAGCAACAGTAGTTTAATTACTGCCAATACTAGAGTGGCTGATGATACTGGTTCTATAAAGAGTCAAACAGATTTAGCTAAAGAGATTCCAGATCAGTTAGTAGTCCAAAGTGCAACTGCGGCAAATGTAACTTCTATAAAAACACAAGATGAGATGCTAGGCTCGCTCCTAGATATAAAAGCTTAAATGATTTTGTATCTAGCGTGTTAAGATATTCATACTCTTTAGATTTCTTAGTATGCTAGACTCTTTGTCATAGTTTGGTAAATCATTTCCAAACTCTAACGTACTAAAGATAGTCTTTCCAATAACTGCCCTACCCTTAACTCCATCTTCTATGGTTTTTACACCCCAAGTGTTATGAAAAACAATTATCTCATCATCAAAAAGTCCTACATAAAGAACTATATGACCGCTTATGTATAAAAGTGTCTCAAAAGGTATAGCTTTTTCTATTATTGTATAGATTTTCTCATCATCGCTCAAATTTTCTAAGCTAATAACTTCACCTATTCTAGCCTGCTCTTTTGAGTTTCTAGGGAGCCAGATACCAAAAGGAGCGAACATATCTCTTAGCATAGATGAACAATCTCTTTGCCCATACATACCTCCCCAGCC of the Sulfurimonas hongkongensis genome contains:
- a CDS encoding tetrahydrodipicolinate N-succinyltransferase N-terminal domain-containing protein, yielding MEILQTTDAFKALIKNIKESIPNYKDPIAFGITRVDLGQINIQKTLQATYPIVNWNENFGSAAIFIKALSEQGIEVDFSESEVVCDINTAFLKSCLNSFTPYSDEAYGDAHKNIQVVSALYNQIMNSGSLEGEFKVTFIFRDEPLKSVEATYLKLYAISQAKVELRSINLDCAFGALPNVAWSNGQPIELEYLREFEIELKLANEYPHIDFVDKFPRFLQHIIPQDNTRILETSKVRFGAQIAAGTTVMPGASYVNFNAGTTGSVMIEGRISSSAIVGDGSDIGGGASILGVLSGTDGNPISIGKNTLLGANSTCGIPLGDGCIIDAGLAILEGTKVGIYPKELVKIQEVNKGLTMQGEVFKAKHLAGLNGLHFRQNSLTGEITASRSTKEIKLNSELH